A region of the Mesoterricola sediminis genome:
AAGGATCTTCGAGCACCGCCGGGACATCCTCGCGGACCTCTTGCGGGTGCGCCTGGGCGGCGATCTGACCTTCGAACTCCCCACCGGGGGCATGGGGCTCTGGCTGAAGGTCCGGGAGGGCCTCGACGCCGACGCATGGGTCCACGCGGCGCGCGTCCAGGGTCTCCGCCTCAACCCGCCGGCCTGGTTCAGCCTGGACGAGCCCCTCCCCTGCTTCCGCATGGGTTTCGCCCAGGCCGACGAGGCCGAACTCCGCCTTGCGGTGGACCGTCTGGTGCAGGCGCGCAAGTCCCTGGACTGACAGTCACTGGCGTACCTGCGACGTTCAGAACTGGAGCCCTTCCAGGGTCGCCTGCGGGTGGAGGCTGGATGCTGACGGCCTTCGGGCCGCGCCCGACGGAAGGAGTCCCCCATGAACCCACGCACCCTGATCCTGCGCCGCCTGGCCCCGGTTCTCGTGGCCCTCGGGGCCGCGCCCGCCTTCAGCCAGGCACCCGCCCTGGGCGTCGGTGACCCGGCTCCCGCTCTCAAGGTCGCCTGGATCAAGGGAGCCCCCGTCACCGCCTTCGATCCCACCATGACCTACGTGGTGGAATTCTGGGCCACCTGGTGCGGCCCCTGCCGCGCGGCGATGCCGCACCTCTCGGAACTCGCGCGCAAGCATGCCGGGAAGGCCGTTTTCATCGGCCTCAACGTCTTCGAGAAGACCGGCGACAAGCCCTATGCCACAGCCCTCCCGGCCGTGAAGGCCTTCGTGGGCGAGATGGGCGACCAGATGGATTACCGGGTGGCCATGGACGTTGACGGCACCCCCTCCGCCCAGGCCTGGATGCTGGCCTCGGGGCAGAACGGCATCCCCGCGACCTTCGTCGTGAACAAGGGGCGAATCGTGTGGATCGGCCACCCCAAGGACCTGGACGGCGTGCTTGAAGCCGTCCTCAAGGGTACCTGGGACATGGCCGCCGGCGCCCGGAAGTTCAAGGAGGAGGCCGAGAAGTCCCAGAAGATGGTGGGCCCCTACATCGCCCTGAACAAGGCAGTGACCGAAGCGGTCGCCGCCCGGGACCTGCCCCGGGCCCTGGACCTGATCGAGAAGGGCAGGGACCAGGTGGATCCCGCCTTCCGGCAGGCCCTCCTCACCCTCGAGGCCTCTACCCTCTTGAAGTTCGACGCGGGCCGGGCCCTCGCCTTCGCCCGGGCCGAGAGCGCCAGGGAGCCCGGCGTCGGGCGCGGCCTGGCCCTGGAGATCGCAGAGCGGAAGGGCCTGGTCCCCGAGGCCTACGCCTTCGCCTTGGAGATCCTGGAACCCTTCCTCGCCGTACCCGGCGTTATGACGCCCGCCATCCACCACCTGATTGCCGCCTGCAAGGCCCACATGAACGACCCCAAGGGGGCCGCAGCCAGCGAAGGCAAGGCCCTGGAGACCGCCCGGGCCGCCCTTGCCGCAGGCCAGTTCAAGGGTCAGGTCAACCCCTCCCTCCTCGCCGAGTACGAGGCCGCCCTCAAGACGTACGAAGCTGCCGCCGCGAGCCGGCCCTAGCCCCTCCCGCCCCGCCCGGGGCCTTTTCCAGGTGAAGCCCATGCGCACCCATATCCGCGAAACCCTCGCCGCCGCCGTGGGAGGCACCGTCCTCCTGGCGGCCCCCCCCACGGCGCCCATCAAGCCCCTCGCCATCGGGGATCCCGCCCCCGCCCTCACCGTGAAATGGGTGAAGGGCGGCCCCATCGCCGCATTCAGTCCCGACCGCATGTACGTCGTGGAGTTCTGGGCCACCTGGTGCGCCCCGTGCCGGGTGGCGATGCCCCACCTTTCCGAACTGGCCCGCAAGCACCGCGGGCGGATCGACTTCATCGGCGTCAACGTATGGGAATCCGGCTACCTGGACAAGCCCTACGAGGAATTCCTGCCCAAGGTGAAGGCCTTCGTGGCAGAAATGGGCGACCGGATGGACTACAACGTGGCCATGGACACCCGCACCCTCCACATGACGCGCCAGTGGATGGAGGCCGCGGGCCAGAAGGGCATCCCCGCCAGCTTCCTCGTCAAGGGCGGAAAGGTCGTGTGGATCGGCAACCCCATGGAACTGGACGAGGTGCTCGCACAGGTGGAGGCCGGGACCTACGATATGGGCGCCGCCGCCCGGAAGCTGCAGGCTGAAGTCAAGCGCGACCAGGAGCTCTCGCCCCAGATGAAGCTGCATTCGCAGATCTCCATGGGCGTCAACAGCGCAGTGGAAGTGGGCAACTACGCCAAGGCCCTGCGGTTGATCGACGAAGGTGGCCCCAAGCTGGGCCCGGAATTCAAGGGGAGCCTGGACGCCATGCGCCTGCGGGTCTATGTGAGGTCCGACGCCGGACGCTTCCTGGACCTGGGCAAGGCCCTGAAGGCAGCGGACCCGAAGATGGGCCTCATCGTCGCCGACACCGTCCTCAAGGTGAAGTCGGGGGACCTGGACCCGCGGGTCCTGGAGGCGGCGGTGGAGGAGTACCAGGACGTGCTCGCCAAGGGCACCTACAGCCCGGGCCTGCCCGACGCCCTCATCCTCAACTGGCTGAGCATCATCTATGACCGGATGGGCCGCGCCGCCGACGCCTTCGCCTCCCAGGAGAAGGCCCTCGGCCTCGCCCGCAAGGGCCTGGAGGCGGGCGACGGCCACTTCACCAAGGACCTGGTGGAGGGCTACCAGGCCACCCTCGAGGCC
Encoded here:
- a CDS encoding TlpA family protein disulfide reductase codes for the protein MNPRTLILRRLAPVLVALGAAPAFSQAPALGVGDPAPALKVAWIKGAPVTAFDPTMTYVVEFWATWCGPCRAAMPHLSELARKHAGKAVFIGLNVFEKTGDKPYATALPAVKAFVGEMGDQMDYRVAMDVDGTPSAQAWMLASGQNGIPATFVVNKGRIVWIGHPKDLDGVLEAVLKGTWDMAAGARKFKEEAEKSQKMVGPYIALNKAVTEAVAARDLPRALDLIEKGRDQVDPAFRQALLTLEASTLLKFDAGRALAFARAESAREPGVGRGLALEIAERKGLVPEAYAFALEILEPFLAVPGVMTPAIHHLIAACKAHMNDPKGAAASEGKALETARAALAAGQFKGQVNPSLLAEYEAALKTYEAAAASRP
- a CDS encoding TlpA family protein disulfide reductase, whose translation is MRTHIRETLAAAVGGTVLLAAPPTAPIKPLAIGDPAPALTVKWVKGGPIAAFSPDRMYVVEFWATWCAPCRVAMPHLSELARKHRGRIDFIGVNVWESGYLDKPYEEFLPKVKAFVAEMGDRMDYNVAMDTRTLHMTRQWMEAAGQKGIPASFLVKGGKVVWIGNPMELDEVLAQVEAGTYDMGAAARKLQAEVKRDQELSPQMKLHSQISMGVNSAVEVGNYAKALRLIDEGGPKLGPEFKGSLDAMRLRVYVRSDAGRFLDLGKALKAADPKMGLIVADTVLKVKSGDLDPRVLEAAVEEYQDVLAKGTYSPGLPDALILNWLSIIYDRMGRAADAFASQEKALGLARKGLEAGDGHFTKDLVEGYQATLEAYRKKLPK